In Marmota flaviventris isolate mMarFla1 chromosome 17, mMarFla1.hap1, whole genome shotgun sequence, a single genomic region encodes these proteins:
- the LOC114082557 gene encoding olfactory receptor 10A7-like, which yields MFNHTRVTQFILRGFSDIPEWRLVVVLFFSLVYAFALLGNISVITAVVRDSRLHSPMYFFLKNLCFVDLSYISVTIPKALETTLQGSGVISYFECVTQLYMFFTLASTECFLLTAMAYDRCMAIYRPLLYGAIMSQRLCCALVVLAWVGGAIYAAFLALNTFSLPFCGPNVIEHFFCDIPPIMRLSCADFHSSEEMVFAVSSCVIMSSFALKVLSYIRIISTLLRMPSVDGRWKAFSTCSSHLTTVLLFYTSGSFTYLRSASRYSPTQGRLASIFYSILTPSLNPFIYCLRNRDMKVALHRLYCQRKF from the coding sequence ATGTTCAATCACACCAGAGTGACCCAGTTCATCCTCAGGGGCTTCTCAGACATCCCAGAATGGAGATTAGTGGTCgtcttatttttctccttggtTTATGCCTTTGCCCTCCTGGGGAATATCTCTGTCATCACAGCTGTGGTTAGAGACAGCCGCCTCCACtcgcccatgtacttcttcctgaaGAATCTGTGTTTTGTGGATCTGAGCTACATCTCGGTCACCATCCCCAAGGCACTGGAAACCACCCTTCAGGGATCTGGGGTCATTTCCTACTTTGAGTGTGTCACTCAGCTTTACATGTTTTTTACACTTGCTTCGACCGAGTGCTTTCTGCTCACGGCCATGGCTTATGACCGGTGCATGGCCATCTACAGGCCCTTGCTCTATGGGGCCATCATGAGCCAGAGGCTTTGCTGTGCCTTGGTGGTCCTGGCCTGGGTGGGCGGGGCCATCTATGCAGCCTTCCTGGCCCTCAacaccttctcccttcccttctgtgGGCCCAACGTTATTGAGCACTTCTTCTGCGACATTCCTCCTATCATGAGACTCTCCTGTGCCGACTTCCACTCCAGCGAGGAGATGGTCTTCGCTGTGAGCAGCTGTGTCATCATGAGCTCCTTTGCCCTCAAGGTCCTCTCCTACATCCGCATCATCTCCACCCTCCTGCGGATGCCCTCCGTGGATGGCCGGtggaaggccttctccacctgctcctcccacctgACCACGGTCCTTCTGTTTTACACCAGTGGAAGCTTCACCTACTTGAGGTCTGCGTCTCGGTACTCCCCCACCCAGGGTCGCCTGGCATCCATTTTCTACTCCATCCTCACCCCTTCCTTGAATCCTTTCATCTACTGTCTGAGGAACCGAGACATGAAGGTTGCGCTACACAGACTGTACTGTCAGAGAAAGTTCTGA